The following are from one region of the Andrena cerasifolii isolate SP2316 chromosome 1, iyAndCera1_principal, whole genome shotgun sequence genome:
- the LOC143373699 gene encoding uncharacterized protein LOC143373699, translated as MSVIIRLQNLAWSANALDIRQFFRGLSIPEGGVHIVGGELGDAFIAFSTDEDARQAMMHDGGKIKEMKIKLLLSSRTEMQKVIEAARQQTLSLQSFMQTAPVAVQPVVQKPGSPSERRDKEKDNDSESSKDRKDRRDRSRSRDRSRSRDRDRDRDRRDRDRGRDRRRRDRSRSRDRERDRRDNRRRRRDRSRSRDRTRSRDRDTKRNSTGERRKDSNDDDNNDVVCVGQFHKDKPMPGGKKPMENGIWEVPPQTQLQAALLAPGILGAGVAALSQDGEQRPMGFGNSVIGQQSMLQQNQFPINGINGVGGLMQSHVQSIGHTVGMTPLAQNIGSPSLPNLSTGVGALNRPKEPWSQNEQGRMDQSRFPGRSGQFGTDGYGSNGNMNYRPGIRPNNPFMSKVQELEGRRNPHAFQANNSQFNFDGERQTNRGSSNSSSRFSNENKSSSSSGHCVEVRNMPSSATYTDVRQTFHGIYIRKEGVKLINDNHGNRVGIAYVKFNKAEGKELALSTARYVRGSEVEVLHLDESLFDKAVDSYSPEKDRVEDTIEDVRSSACIVLTDLPSFTKEMDIAKLFHDWKINDLFITSTKETGSNAPCMAYVQFARIEDAKASVNASLKIGSKPVTATAITEEKFAQAKRDHEQNSLGQTATSDCVIMRCLPFQTIDRDILDFFSDIGIVPHRIHMLLNQNGKPAGECFCEFDTTDEALRATAKNGLPFGKNVPTIELVPRAKMLETLGMVDPQIMETQQQHFPPLQEQRPRFSGPMNHLPRFGNSGFGPRCPPGLMGIPRHMLGRHPGSMDYVEGFGKPGCVLSLENVPFKADINEIIEFFGDFEVKRENVIRRYNERGMPTGDAKVAFASPGEAQRALRELKHCKMRDRTIYMKLA; from the coding sequence CACCGACGAGGACGCCCGGCAGGCGATGATGCACGACGGCGGTAAGATCAAGGAGATGAAGATCAAGCTGCTGCTGAGCTCCCGCACGGAGATGCAGAAGGTGATCGAGGCGGCGAGGCAGCAGACGCTGAGCTTGCAGTCGTTCATGCAGACAGCACCGGTCGCTGTGCAGCCGGTGGTCCAGAAACCAGGGTCGCCCAGCGAGAGGCGTGACAAAGAGAAGGACAACGACAGCGAGTCCAGCAAGGACCGCAAAGACAGGCGCGACAGGTCGCGATCCAGGGACCGATCCAGGTCACGTGACCGCGACAGGGACCGCGACAGACGGGACAGGGACAGAGGACGGGACCGTAGGCGTCGAGACAGAAGCAGATCGCGGGACAGGGAACGCGACAGACGGGACAACAGGCGTCGTCGTCGCGACCGATCCAGGTCCCGTGATCGTACGAGGTCCAGGGACAGGGACACCAAGCGCAACTCCACGGGCGAGAGGCGCAAGGACAGCAACGATGACGACAACAACGACGTGGTCTGCGTGGGCCAGTTCCACAAGGACAAGCCAATGCCCGGTGGCAAGAAACCGATGGAGAACGGTATCTGGGAGGTACCGCCGCAGACTCAGCTACAGGCGGCCCTGCTGGCCCCGGGAATATTAGGCGCGGGTGTGGCTGCCTTGTCCCAAGATGGCGAGCAACGGCCCATGGGCTTTGGGAACTCCGTGATCGGACAGCAGTCGATGCTCCAACAGAACCAGTTCCCAATAAACGGGATAAACGGGGTGGGGGGACTGATGCAGTCGCACGTGCAATCGATCGGGCACACCGTGGGCATGACCCCACTAGCCCAGAATATCGGTAGTCCCAGTCTGCCCAATCTGAGCACAGGAGTAGGTGCACTAAACAGGCCCAAGGAGCCTTGGAGCCAGAACGAACAAGGGAGGATGGATCAGTCTAGGTTCCCCGGTCGCTCTGGGCAGTTTGGGACTGATGGTTACGGGTCAAATGGGAACATGAATTACAGGCCCGGTATCAGGCCCAATAATCCATTCATGAGCAAGGTACAGGAATTGGAGGGTCGTCGTAACCCGCACGCCTTCCAGGCGAACAACTCCCAGTTCAATTTCGACGGTGAGAGACAGACGAATCGTGGGTCCAGTAACAGTTCCTCGAGATTCTCCAATGAGAATAAGAGCAGCAGTAGCAGTGGTCATTGCGTGGAGGTGCGAAACATGCCCTCTAGCGCTACATACACCGACGTACGCCAGACCTTCCACGGCATCTACATTAGGAAAGAAGGAGTGAAGCTGATCAATGACAATCATGGGAACCGCGTCGGCATAGCCTACGTAAAGTTCAACAAGGCCGAGGGCAAGGAGCTCGCTCTGAGCACGGCCAGATACGTGCGCGGATCGGAAGTGGAGGTGCTCCACTTGGACGAGAGCCTGTTCGACAAGGCCGTGGACTCGTACTCGCCGGAGAAGGACCGCGTAGAAGACACCATTGAGGATGTCAGATCGTCCGCCTGCATAGTGCTGACGGATCTGCCGTCCTTCACCAAGGAAATGGACATCGCCAAGCTGTTCCACGACTGGAAGATCAACGACCTGTTCATCACCAGCACCAAGGAGACGGGCAGTAACGCGCCGTGTATGGCGTACGTGCAGTTCGCCAGGATAGAGGACGCGAAGGCGTCGGTGAACGCGTCACTGAAGATAGGCAGCAAACCGGTGACCGCGACTGCGATCACAGAAGAGAAGTTCGCCCAGGCGAAGCGCGACCACGAGCAGAATAGCTTAGGCCAGACAGCCACCTCCGACTGCGTGATAATGCGGTGTTTGCCATTCCAAACGATCGACCGCGACATCCTCGACTTCTTCTCCGACATCGGGATCGTTCCACACAGGATACACATGCTGCTGAATCAGAACGGCAAGCCGGCTGGCGAGTGTTTCTGCGAGTTCGACACCACGGACGAGGCCCTGCGCGCCACCGCCAAGAACGGTCTGCCGTTCGGCAAGAACGTGCCCACCATAGAGCTGGTCCCGCGAGCGAAGATGCTGGAAACGCTGGGCATGGTAGACCCCCAGATCATGGAGACCCAGCAGCAGCACTTCCCCCCGCTGCAGGAGCAACGACCACGGTTCTCAGGGCCCATGAACCATCTACCTCGATTTGGCAACTCTGGATTCGGGCCCAGGTGCCCGCCGGGCCTGATGGGCATACCCAGGCACATGCTGGGCAGACATCCAGGGTCCATGGACTACGTGGAGGGCTTCGGTAAGCCTGGCTGCGTTCTGTCCTTGGAGAACGTCCCATTCAAGGCTGACATCAACGAAATCATCGAATTCTTCGGCgatttcgaggtgaagagagaGAATGTCATAAGACGGTACAATGAGAGAGGAATGCCCACTGGCGACGCCAAAGTCGCCTTTGCGTCGCCTGGCGAGGCGCAGAGGGCGCTGCGGGAGCTGAAGCACTGCAAGATGAGGGATCGCACGATCTACATGAAGCTCGCGTGA